In Takifugu flavidus isolate HTHZ2018 chromosome 13, ASM371156v2, whole genome shotgun sequence, the following are encoded in one genomic region:
- the LOC130536469 gene encoding cytochrome c oxidase subunit 8B, mitochondrial has protein sequence MSLPSVSRLFRSALRTHLVPAANVTSKPAKHNVTTGEQVIAMTVLFVAILGPSGWILSHLEDYKKKV, from the exons ATGTCTCTGCCATCCGTGTCTCGGCTCTTCCGGAGCGCGCTGCGGACTCACCTGGTCCCCGCGGCGAACGTGACCTCCAAACCCGCCAAACATAACGTGACCACAGGG GAGCAGGTCATAGCTATGACCGTGCTGTTTGTGGCCATCCTGGGTCCGTCAGGCTGGATCCTGTCTCACCTGGAGGACTATAAGAAGAAGGTGTAG
- the wu:fa25f02 gene encoding translation initiation factor IF-2 isoform X3, producing the protein MSVSPFAPVAFLHLLLLLIVFSTPVMLQEDPQTKCPTCPASANTPAAHSSTRSTEVTRPSPSVHPPTRAGGGNGSLARPTQAGGGNGSLARPTQAGGGNGSLARPTQAGGGNGSLARPTQADGGNGSLARPTETTAPLSPGTPHGPVQGTHGPTTALGTPPETVSTVGSSSVATTKTNSAAATTLSRQEHTSEPPAEPSTPGTSTLPPAGGATTSVSTATFLKTTALSAASSGPAPSPDRTSPSPASPAATTAATTAPRGGSTPAEPAVSGTKVAAVEVAGAALTRQLVDTASLLAIVLFGLIFFLVSVAVFVSQAYESYRRKDYTQVDYLINGMYDSGV; encoded by the exons ATGTCCGTGAGTCCTTTTGCACCCGTtgccttcctccacctcctgttgctcctcatcGTGTTCTCCACCCCCGTCATGTTGCAAGAGGACCCACAGACTAAATGTCCTACAT GTCCGGCTAGTGCGAACACACCAGCTGCCCACTCCTCCACCAGGTCTACAGAGGTCACCAGACCTTCTCCGTCTGTGCACCCACCCACCCGGGCGGGTGGAGGCAACGGTTCGCTCGCCCGACCCACCCAGGCGGGTGGAG GCAACGGTTCGCTCGCCCGACCCACCCAGGCGGGTGGAGGCAACGGTTCGCTCGCCCGACCCACCCAGGCGGGTGGAGGCAACGGTTCGCTCGCCCGACCCACCCAGGCGGATGGAG GAAACGGTTCCCTCGCCCGACCCACAGAGACAACAGCCCCCCTGTCTCCTGGCACCCCCCACGGGCCGGTTCAGGGCACTCATGGTCCCACTACTGCATTAGGAACCCCTCCAGAAACGGTCAGCACCGTTGGGTCGTCCTCTGTggcaacaacaaagacaaactctGCTGCAGCGACAACACTTTCCCGGCAGGAACACACGTCAGAACCTCCGGCTGAGCCCAGCACCCCAGGAACCTCCACGCTGccgccagcaggtggcgccaccACCTCTGTCAGCACAGCCACGTTCCTAAAGACGACAGCGTTGTCAGCAGCCTCCTCGGGTCCGGCGCCATCGCCCGACCGGACCTCCCCTTCACCTGCATCACCAGCTGCCACAACTGCCGCCACAACTGCCCCCCGTGGGGGCAGCACCCCCGCTGAGCCAGCGGTCTCGGGCACGAAGGTTGCAGCGGTAGAAGTGGCGGGGGCGGCGCTGAcccgacagctggtggacacgGCGTCTCTGTTGGCCATTGTTCTGTTCGGACTCATCTTCTTCTTGGTCTCCGTGGCTGTGTTTGTTTCGCAGGCCTACGAGAGCTACAGGAGGAAGGACTACACCCAGGTGGACTACCTGATCAATGGGATGTACGACTCGGGCGTGTGA
- the wu:fa25f02 gene encoding uncharacterized protein C11orf24 homolog isoform X1: MSVSPFAPVAFLHLLLLLIVFSTPVMLQEDPQTKCPTCPASANTPAAHSSTRSTEVTRPSPSVHPPTRAGGGNGSLARPTQAGGGNGSLARPPRRVEATVRSPDPPRRMEATVRSPDPPRRVEATVRSPDPPRRVEATVRSPDPPRRMEATVRSPDPPRRMEATVRSPDPPRRGGRVDRWGNGSLARPTQADGGNGSLARPTETTAPLSPGTPHGPVQGTHGPTTALGTPPETVSTVGSSSVATTKTNSAAATTLSRQEHTSEPPAEPSTPGTSTLPPAGGATTSVSTATFLKTTALSAASSGPAPSPDRTSPSPASPAATTAATTAPRGGSTPAEPAVSGTKVAAVEVAGAALTRQLVDTASLLAIVLFGLIFFLVSVAVFVSQAYESYRRKDYTQVDYLINGMYDSGV; this comes from the exons ATGTCCGTGAGTCCTTTTGCACCCGTtgccttcctccacctcctgttgctcctcatcGTGTTCTCCACCCCCGTCATGTTGCAAGAGGACCCACAGACTAAATGTCCTACAT GTCCGGCTAGTGCGAACACACCAGCTGCCCACTCCTCCACCAGGTCTACAGAGGTCACCAGACCTTCTCCGTCTGTGCACCCACCCACCCGGGCGGGTGGAGGCAACGGTTCGCTCGCCCGACCCACCCAGGCGGGTGGAGGCAACGGTTCGCTCGCCCGACCACCCAGGCGGGTGGAGGCAACGGTTCGCTCGCCCGACCCACCCAGGCGGATGGAGGCAACGGTTCGCTCGCCCGACCCACCCAGGCGGGTGGAGGCAACGGTTCGCTCGCCCGACCCACCCAGGCGGGTGGAGGCAACGGTTCGCTCGCCCGACCCACCCAGGCGGATGGAGGCAACGGTTCGCTCGCCCGACCCACCCAGGCGGATGGAGGCAACGGTTCGCTCGCCCGACCCACCCAggcggggggggcgggtggACCGGTGGGGCAACGGTTCGCTCGCCCGACCCACCCAGGCGGATGGAGGAAACGGTTCCCTCGCCCGACCCACAGAGACAACAGCCCCCCTGTCTCCTGGCACCCCCCACGGGCCGGTTCAGGGCACTCATGGTCCCACTACTGCATTAGGAACCCCTCCAGAAACGGTCAGCACCGTTGGGTCGTCCTCTGTggcaacaacaaagacaaactctGCTGCAGCGACAACACTTTCCCGGCAGGAACACACGTCAGAACCTCCGGCTGAGCCCAGCACCCCAGGAACCTCCACGCTGccgccagcaggtggcgccaccACCTCTGTCAGCACAGCCACGTTCCTAAAGACGACAGCGTTGTCAGCAGCCTCCTCGGGTCCGGCGCCATCGCCCGACCGGACCTCCCCTTCACCTGCATCACCAGCTGCCACAACTGCCGCCACAACTGCCCCCCGTGGGGGCAGCACCCCCGCTGAGCCAGCGGTCTCGGGCACGAAGGTTGCAGCGGTAGAAGTGGCGGGGGCGGCGCTGAcccgacagctggtggacacgGCGTCTCTGTTGGCCATTGTTCTGTTCGGACTCATCTTCTTCTTGGTCTCCGTGGCTGTGTTTGTTTCGCAGGCCTACGAGAGCTACAGGAGGAAGGACTACACCCAGGTGGACTACCTGATCAATGGGATGTACGACTCGGGCGTGTGA
- the wu:fa25f02 gene encoding uncharacterized protein C11orf24 homolog isoform X4: MSVSPFAPVAFLHLLLLLIVFSTPVMLQEDPQTKCPTCPASANTPAAHSSTRSTEVTRPSPSVHRPTQAGGGNGSLARPTQAGGGNGSLARPTQAGGGNGSLARPTQADGGNGSLARPTETTAPLSPGTPHGPVQGTHGPTTALGTPPETVSTVGSSSVATTKTNSAAATTLSRQEHTSEPPAEPSTPGTSTLPPAGGATTSVSTATFLKTTALSAASSGPAPSPDRTSPSPASPAATTAATTAPRGGSTPAEPAVSGTKVAAVEVAGAALTRQLVDTASLLAIVLFGLIFFLVSVAVFVSQAYESYRRKDYTQVDYLINGMYDSGV; this comes from the exons ATGTCCGTGAGTCCTTTTGCACCCGTtgccttcctccacctcctgttgctcctcatcGTGTTCTCCACCCCCGTCATGTTGCAAGAGGACCCACAGACTAAATGTCCTACAT GTCCGGCTAGTGCGAACACACCAGCTGCCCACTCCTCCACCAGGTCTACAGAGGTCACCAGACCTTCTCCGTCTGTGCACC GACCCACCCAGGCGGGTGGAG GCAACGGTTCGCTCGCCCGACCCACCCAGGCGGGTGGAGGCAACGGTTCGCTCGCCCGACCCACCCAGGCGGGTGGAGGCAACGGTTCGCTCGCCCGACCCACCCAGGCGGATGGAG GAAACGGTTCCCTCGCCCGACCCACAGAGACAACAGCCCCCCTGTCTCCTGGCACCCCCCACGGGCCGGTTCAGGGCACTCATGGTCCCACTACTGCATTAGGAACCCCTCCAGAAACGGTCAGCACCGTTGGGTCGTCCTCTGTggcaacaacaaagacaaactctGCTGCAGCGACAACACTTTCCCGGCAGGAACACACGTCAGAACCTCCGGCTGAGCCCAGCACCCCAGGAACCTCCACGCTGccgccagcaggtggcgccaccACCTCTGTCAGCACAGCCACGTTCCTAAAGACGACAGCGTTGTCAGCAGCCTCCTCGGGTCCGGCGCCATCGCCCGACCGGACCTCCCCTTCACCTGCATCACCAGCTGCCACAACTGCCGCCACAACTGCCCCCCGTGGGGGCAGCACCCCCGCTGAGCCAGCGGTCTCGGGCACGAAGGTTGCAGCGGTAGAAGTGGCGGGGGCGGCGCTGAcccgacagctggtggacacgGCGTCTCTGTTGGCCATTGTTCTGTTCGGACTCATCTTCTTCTTGGTCTCCGTGGCTGTGTTTGTTTCGCAGGCCTACGAGAGCTACAGGAGGAAGGACTACACCCAGGTGGACTACCTGATCAATGGGATGTACGACTCGGGCGTGTGA
- the wu:fa25f02 gene encoding mucin-2 isoform X2 codes for MSVSPFAPVAFLHLLLLLIVFSTPVMLQEDPQTKCPTCPASANTPAAHSSTRSTEVTRPSPSVHRPTQAGGGNGSLARPPRRVEATVRSPDPPRRMEATVRSPDPPRRVEATVRSPDPPRRVEATVRSPDPPRRMEATVRSPDPPRRMEATVRSPDPPRRGGRVDRWGNGSLARPTQADGGNGSLARPTETTAPLSPGTPHGPVQGTHGPTTALGTPPETVSTVGSSSVATTKTNSAAATTLSRQEHTSEPPAEPSTPGTSTLPPAGGATTSVSTATFLKTTALSAASSGPAPSPDRTSPSPASPAATTAATTAPRGGSTPAEPAVSGTKVAAVEVAGAALTRQLVDTASLLAIVLFGLIFFLVSVAVFVSQAYESYRRKDYTQVDYLINGMYDSGV; via the exons ATGTCCGTGAGTCCTTTTGCACCCGTtgccttcctccacctcctgttgctcctcatcGTGTTCTCCACCCCCGTCATGTTGCAAGAGGACCCACAGACTAAATGTCCTACAT GTCCGGCTAGTGCGAACACACCAGCTGCCCACTCCTCCACCAGGTCTACAGAGGTCACCAGACCTTCTCCGTCTGTGCACC GACCCACCCAGGCGGGTGGAGGCAACGGTTCGCTCGCCCGACCACCCAGGCGGGTGGAGGCAACGGTTCGCTCGCCCGACCCACCCAGGCGGATGGAGGCAACGGTTCGCTCGCCCGACCCACCCAGGCGGGTGGAGGCAACGGTTCGCTCGCCCGACCCACCCAGGCGGGTGGAGGCAACGGTTCGCTCGCCCGACCCACCCAGGCGGATGGAGGCAACGGTTCGCTCGCCCGACCCACCCAGGCGGATGGAGGCAACGGTTCGCTCGCCCGACCCACCCAggcggggggggcgggtggACCGGTGGGGCAACGGTTCGCTCGCCCGACCCACCCAGGCGGATGGAGGAAACGGTTCCCTCGCCCGACCCACAGAGACAACAGCCCCCCTGTCTCCTGGCACCCCCCACGGGCCGGTTCAGGGCACTCATGGTCCCACTACTGCATTAGGAACCCCTCCAGAAACGGTCAGCACCGTTGGGTCGTCCTCTGTggcaacaacaaagacaaactctGCTGCAGCGACAACACTTTCCCGGCAGGAACACACGTCAGAACCTCCGGCTGAGCCCAGCACCCCAGGAACCTCCACGCTGccgccagcaggtggcgccaccACCTCTGTCAGCACAGCCACGTTCCTAAAGACGACAGCGTTGTCAGCAGCCTCCTCGGGTCCGGCGCCATCGCCCGACCGGACCTCCCCTTCACCTGCATCACCAGCTGCCACAACTGCCGCCACAACTGCCCCCCGTGGGGGCAGCACCCCCGCTGAGCCAGCGGTCTCGGGCACGAAGGTTGCAGCGGTAGAAGTGGCGGGGGCGGCGCTGAcccgacagctggtggacacgGCGTCTCTGTTGGCCATTGTTCTGTTCGGACTCATCTTCTTCTTGGTCTCCGTGGCTGTGTTTGTTTCGCAGGCCTACGAGAGCTACAGGAGGAAGGACTACACCCAGGTGGACTACCTGATCAATGGGATGTACGACTCGGGCGTGTGA